In Aegilops tauschii subsp. strangulata cultivar AL8/78 chromosome 3, Aet v6.0, whole genome shotgun sequence, one genomic interval encodes:
- the LOC120962009 gene encoding probable glutathione S-transferase GSTU6 → MAGEGDVKLLGTVVSPFAIRVRMALHLKGVSYEYLEQDLFDKGELLLDSNPVHKKVPVLIHVGRPICESLAIVEYVDEVWADGASLLPADPYGRAVARFWAAYIDDKLFPAWIGILRAATEEDRAEKLDAALAVVGPLEDALAQCSGGKDYFAGDSVGYLDIALGCNLFWFEALHEMFGVTVIDAGRTPRLAAWAERFVETEAAKKAAPLMKSMVDYAGKLRSMWAAAAAAAK, encoded by the coding sequence ATGGCCGGCGAAGGAGATGTGAAGCTGCTGGGCACGGTGGTGAGCCCGTTCGCGATCCGCGTGCGCATGGCCCTGCATCTCAAGGGCGTGAGCTACGAGTACCTGGAGCAGGACCTGTTCGACAAGGGCGAGCTCCTCCTCGACTCCAACCCGGTGCACAAGAAGGTCCCCGTGCTCATCCATGTCGGCAGGCCCATCTGCGAGTCGCTCGCCATCGTCGAGTACGTCGACGAGGTCTGGGCCGACGGCGCCTCGCTCCTCCCTGCCGACCCCTACGGCCGCGCTGTCGCCCGTTTCTGGGCCGCCTACATCGACGACAAGCTATTCCCCGCGTGGATAGGCATCCTGCGCGCCGCCACGGAGGAAGACAGAGCCGAGAAGCTCGACGCAGCGCTCGCGGTGGTCGGGCCCTTGGAGGACGCCCTCGCCCAGTGCTCTGGTGGGAAAGACTACTTCGCCGGCGACTCCGTCGGGTACCTTGACATCGCGCTCGGGTGCAACCTCTTCTGGTTCGAGGCGCTCCATGAGATGTTCGGCGTGACGGTCATCGACGCAGGCAGGACTCCGCGCTTGGCCGCCTGGGCTGAGAGGTTCGTGGAGAcggaggcggccaagaaggctgCCCCGCTCATGAAGAGCATGGTGGACTATGCCGGGAAGCTGCGGAGTATGTgggctgctgccgccgccgctgccaagTAA
- the LOC109737516 gene encoding probable glutathione S-transferase GSTU6, which produces MAGEGDDVKLLGAAVSPFAVRVRMTLHLKGVRYEYLEQDLFIKGELLLATNPVLKKVPVLIHAGRPVCESLAIVEYVDEVWAYGASLLPADHYGRAVARFWAAYIDDKLFPAWIGILRAATEEDRAEKLEAALAVVRPLEDALAQCSGGKDFFAGDSVGYLDLALGCNLFWFKALREMFGVTVIDASKTPRLAAWAERFEQTKAGKEAAPPMKRMVEHAGKLRAMWAAAAAATK; this is translated from the coding sequence ATGGCCGGCGAAGGAGACGACGTCAAGCTGCTGGGCGCGGCGGTGAGCCCGTTCGCGGTCCGCGTGCGAATGACGCTGCACCTCAAGGGCGTGAGGTACGAGTACCTGGAGCAGGACCTGTTCATCAAGGGTGAGCTCCTCCTCGCCACCAACCCGGTGCTCAAGAAGGTCCCCGTGCTCATCCACGCAGGCAGGCCCGTCTGCGAGTCGCTTGCCATCGTCGAGTACGTCGACGAGGTCTGGGCTTATGGCGCCTCGCTCCTCCCTGCCGACCATTACGGCCGCGCCGTAGCCCGCTTCTGGGCCGCCTACATTGATGACAAGCTGTTCCCCGCGTGGATAGGCATCCTACGCGCCGCCACGGAGGAGGACAGAGCCGAGAagctcgaggccgcgctcgcggTGGTTCGGCCCCTGGAGGACGCCCTCGCCCAATGCTCTGGTGGGAAGGACTTCTTCGCCGGCGACTCCGTCGGGTACCTCGACCTCGCGCTCGGGTGCAACCTCTTCTGGTTCAAGGCGTTGCGAGAGATGTTCGGCGTGACGGTCATCGACGCCAGCAAGACTCCGCGCTTGGCCGCCTGGGCTGAGAGGTTCGAGCAAACGAAAGCAGGGAAGGAGGCGGCCCCGCCCATGAAGAGAATGGTTGAGCACGCCGGGAAGCTGCGGGCTATGTGGGCGGCGGCTGCTGCAGCTACCAAGTAA